One window of Cellulomonas shaoxiangyii genomic DNA carries:
- a CDS encoding PHP domain-containing protein — protein MTAADDRDRAVATLRRIAFLLERAQASSYRPAAYRAAARAVERQEPDRLHALAAAGALTELPAVGAKTADVVARALAGRPVAVLDGLEQEAAAAAAGTPDDAAGVLLAALRGDLHAHTDASDGATPMQEMVLAALELGHDYLAITDHSPRLTVANGLSAARLRAQLGQVEALRRAVAPFDVLTGIEVDVLDDGGLDQDPALLDELDVVVASVHSKLRMDRASMTARMLAAVRNPRTDVLGHCTGRRLTGRQRPPSEFDAEAVFAACAEHGVAVEINSRPDRLDPPHALLDVAVAAGCEFTIDSDAHAPGQLAWLRAGCERAAAHGIGPDRVVTTRTADDVRARGHRAPARA, from the coding sequence GTGACCGCTGCGGACGACCGCGACCGCGCCGTCGCCACGCTGCGGCGCATCGCGTTCCTCCTGGAGCGCGCGCAGGCGAGCAGCTACCGGCCCGCGGCGTACCGGGCCGCGGCCCGCGCCGTCGAGCGCCAGGAGCCCGACCGGCTGCACGCGCTCGCGGCCGCCGGCGCGCTCACCGAGCTGCCGGCGGTCGGCGCGAAGACGGCGGACGTCGTCGCGCGGGCGCTCGCCGGCCGCCCCGTCGCCGTCCTCGACGGGCTCGAGCAGGAGGCGGCCGCCGCCGCTGCGGGTACACCGGACGACGCCGCTGGCGTGCTGCTGGCGGCCCTGCGCGGCGACCTGCACGCGCACACCGACGCGAGCGACGGCGCGACACCGATGCAGGAGATGGTGCTCGCGGCGCTCGAGCTGGGGCACGACTATCTCGCGATCACCGACCACTCGCCGCGCCTCACGGTCGCCAACGGGCTCTCCGCAGCGCGCCTGCGTGCGCAGCTCGGCCAGGTCGAGGCGCTGCGCCGGGCCGTCGCGCCGTTCGACGTCCTCACCGGCATCGAGGTCGACGTCCTCGACGACGGCGGCCTCGACCAGGACCCCGCGCTGCTCGACGAGCTCGACGTGGTCGTCGCGTCCGTGCACTCGAAGCTGCGGATGGACCGCGCGTCGATGACGGCCCGGATGCTCGCCGCCGTCCGCAACCCGCGCACGGACGTGCTCGGGCACTGCACGGGTCGCCGCCTCACGGGGCGTCAGCGCCCGCCCAGCGAGTTCGACGCCGAGGCCGTCTTCGCGGCGTGCGCGGAGCACGGGGTCGCCGTGGAGATCAACTCCCGGCCCGATCGGCTCGACCCGCCGCACGCGCTCCTGGACGTGGCCGTCGCGGCCGGCTGCGAGTTCACGATCGACTCCGACGCGCACGCACCCGGGCAGCTGGCCTGGTTGCGGGCCGGCTGCGAGCGCGCCGCGGCGCACGGCATCGGGCCCGACCGGGTCGTCACGACGCGCACCGCGGACGACGTGCGCGCCCGCGGTCACCGGGCCCCGGCACGTGCTTGA
- a CDS encoding App1 family protein, with the protein MTAVPTHEEPVAADGEGLRAGRVAPRFDGPTRPRVHVAARVEDRLDSAVARVLRARGWTVRIVAYASYGSDGWVRVLARTLLASPQVAGADLPGAGGAAQTGEERPAPSVRGWRSFLTSPVAGADLEVRVGDATHVVTTDRAGYVDAVVPSDLPPGWHDVTLTSADGAQAVAQVCVVGPEPTVGIVSDIDDTVMVTRLPRPLVAAWNTLVRHENAREAVPGMSRLYRELRAGHEDRPLVYLSTGAWNAAPAIGRFLRRNDYPAGPLLLTDWGPTNTGLFRSGQQHKVTQLRRLFSELPQVRWLLVGDDGQHDPEIYAGAVEHHPERVEAVLIRQLTAAEHVLSHGMPTATAQSEEAEAEADRPGIPVLQGADGEELLARAREHGFTPATARA; encoded by the coding sequence GTGACCGCCGTCCCCACCCACGAGGAGCCCGTCGCCGCCGACGGGGAGGGGCTGCGTGCGGGTCGTGTCGCCCCCCGCTTCGACGGCCCCACCCGCCCGCGCGTGCACGTCGCGGCGCGCGTCGAGGACCGGCTCGACTCCGCGGTGGCGCGCGTGCTGCGCGCCCGGGGGTGGACGGTCCGCATCGTCGCCTACGCGAGCTACGGCTCGGACGGCTGGGTCCGGGTGCTCGCGCGCACCCTCCTCGCCTCGCCGCAGGTGGCCGGCGCGGACCTGCCCGGGGCGGGCGGTGCCGCGCAGACCGGTGAGGAGCGACCGGCGCCGTCGGTGCGCGGGTGGCGCTCCTTCCTCACCTCGCCCGTCGCGGGCGCCGACCTGGAGGTGCGGGTCGGGGACGCGACGCACGTCGTGACGACGGACCGCGCGGGCTACGTCGACGCGGTCGTCCCGTCCGACCTCCCCCCGGGCTGGCACGACGTGACTCTCACGTCGGCCGACGGCGCGCAGGCCGTCGCACAGGTGTGCGTCGTCGGGCCCGAGCCGACGGTCGGCATCGTCAGCGACATCGACGACACCGTGATGGTCACGCGCCTGCCGCGCCCGCTCGTCGCGGCGTGGAACACGCTGGTCCGCCACGAGAACGCGCGCGAGGCGGTCCCGGGCATGTCCCGCCTGTACCGCGAGCTGCGCGCCGGCCACGAGGACCGGCCGCTCGTGTACCTGTCGACCGGCGCCTGGAACGCGGCGCCCGCGATCGGCCGCTTCCTGCGCCGCAACGACTACCCGGCGGGCCCCCTGCTGCTCACGGACTGGGGACCGACCAACACCGGCCTGTTCCGCAGCGGGCAGCAGCACAAGGTGACCCAGCTGCGCCGCCTGTTCAGCGAGCTGCCGCAGGTCCGGTGGCTGCTCGTCGGCGACGACGGCCAGCACGACCCGGAGATCTACGCCGGCGCCGTGGAGCACCACCCCGAGCGGGTGGAGGCGGTGCTCATCCGCCAGCTGACGGCCGCGGAGCACGTGCTCTCGCACGGTATGCCGACGGCGACCGCGCAGTCGGAGGAGGCCGAGGCGGAGGCGGACCGGCCCGGCATCCCGGTGCTGCAGGGCGCCGACGGCGAGGAGCTGCTCGCCCGGGCGCGCGAGCACGGGTTCACGCCCGCGACCGCCCGCGCCTGA
- a CDS encoding glycosyltransferase family 2 protein, which yields MELDVTAALRTPAPVARRDAPGADPRVAVAVITHQRRPEVLTALERLRDLPERPHVVVVDNGSTDGTADAIRAQHPWAELVACPTNLGAIGRNVAVDRLDTPYVAFCDDDTWWDAGSLREAADVLDAHPQVAVLTARILVEPGGREDPIVAELRDSPVVGAPGLPGPALGSFLAGASVVRRSAFVAAGGFHPRLWLGGEEELLAADLAAAGWELCYLPSLTVHHQPSRARDPHVRRRDGIRNTLWFTWLRRPLPAAVRRTAHVVASLPRDRVSAAGVARAFGGLPWVLRDRRPLPPHAEARFRALEESQRRSTARRYVS from the coding sequence GTGGAGCTCGACGTCACCGCCGCCCTGCGCACCCCCGCCCCGGTCGCCCGCCGCGACGCACCCGGCGCCGACCCCCGGGTCGCCGTCGCCGTCATCACGCACCAGCGCCGCCCCGAGGTGCTGACGGCCCTCGAGCGCCTGCGGGACCTGCCCGAGCGTCCGCACGTCGTGGTCGTGGACAACGGCTCGACGGACGGCACCGCCGACGCGATCCGCGCCCAGCACCCGTGGGCCGAGCTCGTCGCGTGCCCGACGAACCTGGGCGCGATCGGGCGCAACGTGGCGGTCGACCGGCTGGACACCCCCTACGTCGCGTTCTGCGACGACGACACGTGGTGGGACGCGGGGTCACTGCGCGAGGCGGCGGACGTCCTCGACGCCCACCCGCAGGTCGCCGTGCTCACCGCACGGATCCTCGTCGAGCCCGGCGGCCGCGAGGACCCGATCGTCGCCGAGCTGCGCGACTCACCCGTCGTCGGGGCGCCGGGCCTGCCGGGTCCGGCGCTGGGCAGCTTCCTCGCCGGGGCGTCGGTCGTGCGGCGGTCCGCCTTCGTCGCCGCGGGCGGCTTCCACCCCCGCCTGTGGCTCGGCGGCGAGGAGGAGCTGCTGGCGGCCGACCTCGCCGCCGCCGGGTGGGAGCTCTGCTACCTCCCGTCGCTCACCGTGCACCACCAGCCGTCCCGCGCCCGTGACCCGCACGTGCGCCGACGCGACGGCATCCGCAACACCCTGTGGTTCACGTGGCTGCGTCGGCCGTTGCCCGCAGCGGTGCGCCGGACGGCGCACGTCGTGGCGTCCCTGCCGCGCGACCGCGTCTCGGCGGCGGGCGTCGCCCGGGCGTTCGGGGGCCTGCCGTGGGTGCTGCGCGACCGGCGTCCCCTGCCGCCGCACGCCGAGGCCCGGTTCCGCGCGCTCGAGGAGTCGCAGCGCCGCTCGACCGCCCGTCGCTACGTGAGCTGA
- a CDS encoding HU family DNA-binding protein, with translation MSVNRTELVQAVAEKAGLSNAEADKALKAFQEVLVEKLAAGEDVTISGFLSVARAERAARTGVNPQTGEKLDIPAGHRVKLTAGSALKRAVQG, from the coding sequence GTGAGCGTCAACCGCACCGAGCTCGTCCAGGCCGTCGCCGAGAAGGCGGGCCTGAGCAACGCCGAGGCCGACAAGGCCCTCAAGGCCTTCCAGGAGGTGCTCGTCGAGAAGCTCGCCGCCGGCGAGGACGTGACGATCTCCGGCTTCCTCTCGGTCGCGCGCGCCGAGCGCGCCGCGCGTACCGGCGTGAACCCGCAGACGGGCGAGAAGCTCGACATCCCCGCGGGCCACCGCGTGAAGCTCACGGCCGGCAGCGCCCTCAAGCGCGCCGTCCAGGGCTGA
- a CDS encoding DUF2277 domain-containing protein produces the protein MCRNITTLRGLEPHATDDEIAAAARQYVRKVTGVQQLSDATREPFEAAVAEITAITARLLDELPERRQPPATVPPLRRPEVQARIAARGA, from the coding sequence ATGTGCCGGAACATCACGACCCTGCGCGGCCTCGAGCCGCACGCCACCGACGACGAGATCGCCGCGGCCGCCCGTCAGTACGTGCGCAAGGTGACCGGCGTGCAGCAGCTCTCGGACGCGACGCGCGAGCCGTTCGAGGCCGCGGTCGCGGAGATCACCGCGATCACCGCGCGCCTGCTCGACGAGCTCCCCGAGCGGCGGCAGCCGCCGGCCACCGTGCCGCCGCTGCGCCGCCCGGAGGTGCAGGCGCGCATCGCCGCCCGCGGCGCCTGA
- a CDS encoding glycosyltransferase family 2 protein → MTGTPSTSDAASTPTATAGAPAPRGAAPGSAEGWVRPVEDERVSVVVMSRDRRDELLGTLRRHAAPVVLVDNASGDGTTPAVRAAVPDVTVLPLPENVGAYARTLGARAVTTPYVAFADDDSWWAPGSLRVAADWLTAHPDVAAVQAHVLVGAEDRPDSFCEVLAASPLPRPAGVDRPVLLGFIACAAMVRRDAFLDVGGFDDLVRFPGEEERLSLDLAARGWSVAYLDTATVHHHPSPRRSDPAARQAAIVRSAVLTAVLRLPWSRVARRVAGAWADPAGRRGLRRALRDVPRAMRRRRVVPPHVRDLLAVLDRADAVPAAGTPAPVAGGAGAGQGGPMSEETVHPAQQRPETDLPENQPMPGSREDAAQPSPGDTQDQAVRRIYPSDPTGQDPDPLVHDPRPDESGA, encoded by the coding sequence ATGACCGGCACGCCGTCGACGTCCGACGCCGCGTCCACGCCGACCGCCACGGCGGGTGCCCCCGCGCCGCGGGGCGCGGCCCCCGGTTCGGCGGAGGGGTGGGTGCGTCCGGTGGAGGACGAGCGCGTGAGCGTCGTCGTCATGAGCCGCGACCGCCGTGACGAGCTGCTCGGCACGCTGCGCCGGCACGCCGCGCCCGTCGTCCTGGTCGACAACGCGTCGGGCGACGGCACGACCCCCGCGGTGCGCGCCGCGGTCCCGGACGTGACGGTGCTGCCGCTGCCGGAGAACGTCGGGGCGTACGCGCGCACGCTCGGTGCGCGGGCCGTCACGACGCCGTACGTCGCGTTCGCCGACGACGACTCCTGGTGGGCGCCCGGCTCGCTGCGGGTCGCGGCTGACTGGCTGACGGCGCACCCCGACGTCGCGGCCGTGCAGGCGCACGTCCTGGTGGGAGCGGAGGACCGCCCGGACTCGTTCTGCGAGGTGCTCGCCGCGTCGCCGCTGCCCCGGCCGGCCGGCGTCGACCGTCCCGTGCTCCTCGGCTTCATCGCGTGCGCGGCGATGGTCCGCCGCGACGCCTTCCTCGACGTGGGCGGCTTCGACGACCTCGTGCGGTTCCCGGGCGAGGAGGAGCGGCTCTCGCTCGACCTCGCGGCGCGCGGCTGGTCGGTCGCCTACCTCGACACCGCCACGGTGCACCACCACCCGTCGCCGCGTCGTTCCGACCCCGCGGCGCGGCAGGCGGCGATCGTGCGCTCCGCGGTCCTGACCGCCGTCCTGCGGCTGCCGTGGTCGCGCGTCGCCCGCCGCGTCGCCGGCGCCTGGGCCGACCCGGCCGGCCGGCGTGGTCTGCGCCGGGCGCTGCGCGACGTGCCCCGCGCGATGCGCCGCCGTCGCGTCGTCCCGCCGCACGTGCGGGACCTGCTCGCGGTGCTCGACCGGGCCGACGCGGTGCCGGCCGCAGGCACCCCCGCTCCGGTGGCGGGCGGCGCGGGCGCCGGTCAGGGTGGGCCCATGAGCGAGGAGACCGTCCACCCGGCCCAGCAGCGTCCCGAGACGGACCTGCCCGAGAACCAGCCGATGCCCGGCAGCCGGGAGGACGCGGCCCAGCCGTCGCCCGGCGACACGCAGGACCAGGCGGTCCGGCGCATCTACCCGTCGGACCCGACCGGGCAGGACCCGGACCCGCTGGTCCACGACCCCCGCCCGGACGAGTCCGGGGCCTGA
- a CDS encoding Dps family protein codes for MARAELPKYTVPSLTPQDGAKLAEILQGRLHALNDLQLTLKHIHWNVVGPHFIAVHEMIDPQVDAVRAMVDATAERIATLGVAPQGTPGALVKARTWDDYSIGRATTTAHLGALDEVYVGVITDHRAAADATEELDTVTNDLLVGHLHELELFHWFVRAHLESAGGALSTAGESTEQGAAAAAEAAGPADGSRS; via the coding sequence ATGGCTCGCGCCGAACTGCCGAAGTACACGGTCCCGTCCCTCACACCGCAGGACGGTGCGAAGCTCGCGGAGATCCTCCAGGGGCGCCTGCACGCGCTCAACGACCTGCAGCTCACGCTCAAGCACATCCACTGGAACGTCGTCGGCCCGCACTTCATCGCGGTGCACGAGATGATCGACCCGCAGGTCGACGCCGTGCGCGCGATGGTCGACGCGACCGCCGAGCGCATCGCCACCCTCGGCGTCGCCCCGCAGGGCACGCCCGGCGCCCTGGTGAAGGCGCGCACGTGGGACGACTACAGCATCGGACGCGCCACGACGACCGCCCACCTCGGCGCGCTCGACGAGGTCTACGTCGGTGTCATCACCGACCACCGCGCGGCGGCCGACGCGACCGAGGAGCTCGACACGGTCACGAACGACCTCCTCGTCGGGCATCTGCACGAGCTGGAGCTCTTCCACTGGTTCGTCCGTGCGCACCTCGAGTCCGCGGGCGGCGCGCTGTCGACCGCCGGCGAGAGCACGGAGCAGGGTGCCGCCGCGGCTGCCGAGGCGGCAGGCCCGGCCGACGGCTCGCGCTCGTGA
- a CDS encoding Ku protein, which yields MRAIWKGAVAFGLVNVPVKLYAATGEHEVRLHQVHREDGGRIRYKKVCSVDGEPVEWGEIAKGYETDSGELVVLTDEDFDRLPLTTEREIEVLEFVPAEQVDPILLQKTYYLEPDKTAAKPYALLRGALEQTDRMAVVKVALRQRESMAVLRVRDKVIVLQTLLWPDEVREADFPVLDAEVSVRPQELTMASSLVESLAADFDPSQYTDAYVTALEELIEQKVSSGDTRAPSAAEEEPEEAAGEVVDLLAALQRSVEKARTARGGAPDETPAAATSSGRAARGGTAASASDDDAPAPKRRSRAKAVASGDGDGDGAKAPAKRTRKKAS from the coding sequence GTGCGCGCGATCTGGAAGGGTGCGGTGGCGTTCGGCCTGGTCAACGTGCCGGTCAAGCTGTACGCGGCGACCGGGGAGCACGAGGTGCGCCTGCACCAGGTGCACCGGGAGGACGGCGGGCGCATCCGCTACAAGAAGGTGTGCAGCGTCGACGGCGAGCCCGTGGAGTGGGGCGAGATCGCCAAGGGCTACGAGACGGACTCCGGCGAGCTGGTCGTCCTCACCGACGAGGACTTCGACCGGCTGCCGCTGACCACCGAGCGCGAGATCGAGGTGCTCGAGTTCGTGCCGGCGGAGCAGGTCGACCCCATCCTGCTGCAGAAGACGTACTACCTCGAGCCCGACAAGACGGCGGCGAAGCCGTACGCGCTGCTGCGCGGGGCGCTCGAGCAGACGGACCGCATGGCGGTCGTCAAGGTGGCGCTGCGCCAGCGCGAGAGCATGGCCGTGCTGCGCGTGCGGGACAAGGTCATCGTCCTGCAGACGCTGCTGTGGCCCGACGAGGTGCGCGAGGCGGACTTCCCGGTGCTCGACGCCGAGGTCTCCGTGCGCCCCCAGGAGCTGACGATGGCGAGCTCGCTCGTCGAGTCCCTCGCCGCGGACTTCGACCCGTCGCAGTACACGGACGCCTACGTGACGGCGCTCGAGGAGCTCATCGAGCAGAAGGTGTCGTCGGGGGACACCCGGGCGCCCTCGGCGGCCGAGGAGGAGCCCGAGGAGGCGGCCGGCGAGGTCGTCGACCTGCTGGCCGCGCTGCAGCGCAGCGTCGAGAAGGCGCGCACCGCGCGGGGCGGGGCGCCCGACGAGACGCCCGCCGCGGCGACGAGCAGCGGGCGCGCGGCGCGCGGCGGGACGGCCGCGTCCGCGTCGGACGACGACGCACCCGCACCGAAGCGGCGCTCGCGCGCCAAGGCGGTCGCGTCCGGCGACGGTGACGGTGACGGCGCGAAGGCCCCGGCGAAGCGGACCCGCAAGAAGGCGTCGTGA
- the mqo gene encoding malate dehydrogenase (quinone) produces the protein MATRAHDTAADVDVLLVGGGIMSATLAALLGTLEPSWRIEIHERLDGPAQESSNAWNNAGTGHAALCELNYTPQKADGSVDIAKAVTINEQFELSRELWAHLAGLGRLPGAEHAVTHTPHMTFVRGAQDVEYLRRRYEALRAHRLFADMELSTDRETIASWAPLLVAGRDADEPIAATRATSGTDVDFGALTRAMLDDAVARGATLHTQSEVVGLRRRRDGLWRVRVADRRWNGGGKRTRTARFVFVGAGGGALHLLQRSRIKEIRGYAGFPISGQFLRTTKPELVARHDAKVYGKAAIGAPPMSVPHLDARVVDGGRALMFGPYAGWSMKFLKQGSWGDLVRSVRPGNLVPMLAVGMRNLDLLTYLVREVTATETQRLRSLRSYMPDADPRDWELITAGQRVQVIKRGKGGGVLEFGTELVSSADGSIAGLLGASPGASTAVATMLDLLQRCFPDHAEAWGPQLHRMMPSLGGQDWDAAFELDQMVDGGTLTSGH, from the coding sequence GTGGCTACGCGTGCGCACGACACGGCAGCAGACGTCGACGTCCTCCTCGTCGGGGGCGGCATCATGAGCGCGACGCTGGCGGCGCTGCTCGGGACCCTCGAGCCGTCCTGGCGCATCGAGATCCACGAGCGCCTCGACGGCCCGGCGCAGGAGAGCTCCAACGCGTGGAACAACGCCGGCACGGGCCACGCCGCCCTCTGCGAGCTGAACTACACGCCGCAGAAGGCCGACGGCTCGGTCGACATCGCGAAGGCCGTCACCATCAACGAGCAGTTCGAGCTCTCGCGCGAGCTGTGGGCGCACCTGGCGGGGCTCGGCCGGCTGCCGGGGGCCGAGCACGCGGTCACGCACACGCCCCACATGACGTTCGTGCGCGGCGCGCAGGACGTCGAGTACCTGCGGCGCCGGTACGAGGCGCTCCGTGCGCACCGCCTCTTCGCGGACATGGAGCTGAGCACCGACCGCGAGACGATCGCGTCGTGGGCGCCGCTCCTCGTCGCGGGCCGCGACGCCGACGAGCCGATCGCCGCCACCCGCGCCACCTCCGGCACCGACGTCGACTTCGGCGCCCTCACGCGCGCCATGCTCGACGACGCCGTCGCGCGCGGCGCCACGCTGCACACGCAGAGCGAGGTCGTGGGCCTGCGTCGCCGCCGCGACGGCCTGTGGCGCGTCCGCGTCGCCGACCGCCGCTGGAACGGCGGGGGCAAGCGCACCCGCACCGCACGGTTCGTCTTCGTCGGCGCCGGCGGCGGCGCCCTGCACCTGCTGCAGCGCTCGCGCATCAAGGAGATCCGCGGGTACGCCGGGTTCCCCATCAGCGGGCAGTTCCTGCGCACCACGAAGCCCGAGCTCGTCGCCCGGCACGACGCGAAGGTCTACGGCAAGGCCGCGATCGGTGCGCCGCCGATGTCCGTCCCGCACCTCGACGCGCGCGTGGTCGACGGGGGCCGGGCGCTGATGTTCGGCCCGTACGCCGGCTGGAGCATGAAGTTCCTCAAGCAGGGCTCCTGGGGCGACCTCGTGCGGTCCGTCCGGCCCGGCAACCTCGTGCCCATGCTCGCCGTCGGCATGCGGAACCTCGACCTGCTCACCTACCTGGTCCGCGAGGTCACGGCCACCGAGACCCAGCGGCTGCGCTCGCTGCGCTCGTACATGCCCGACGCCGACCCCCGCGACTGGGAGCTCATCACCGCCGGGCAGCGCGTCCAGGTGATCAAGCGCGGCAAGGGCGGCGGCGTGCTCGAGTTCGGCACCGAGCTCGTGTCGTCCGCCGACGGCTCCATCGCGGGCCTGCTCGGTGCGTCGCCGGGAGCGTCCACGGCCGTCGCGACGATGCTCGACCTGCTGCAGCGCTGCTTCCCCGACCACGCCGAGGCGTGGGGGCCGCAGCTGCACCGGATGATGCCGAGCCTCGGCGGCCAGGACTGGGACGCGGCGTTCGAGCTCGACCAGATGGTCGACGGCGGGACGCTGACGAGCGGACACTGA
- a CDS encoding methylated-DNA--[protein]-cysteine S-methyltransferase — protein MTTTTTADGGALARLHARLTSDAERAGLLDVAYRVADSPVGPLLVAAGERGVLRVAFAVQGHDAAIAELAARVSPRVLEGGRRLDPVLRELDEYFAGTRRVFDVPVDLRLLDGFRREVVDTLPRVPYGATASYAAVAALAGRPTAVRAVGTACARNPVPVLVPCHRVVRSDGTPGRYAGGDAAKATLLALERAAARPSPAAGDGA, from the coding sequence ATGACCACCACGACGACGGCGGACGGCGGCGCGCTGGCCCGGCTGCACGCACGCCTCACCTCCGACGCGGAGCGGGCGGGACTGCTCGACGTCGCGTACCGCGTCGCCGACAGCCCGGTCGGCCCGCTGCTCGTCGCGGCGGGGGAGCGCGGCGTGCTGCGCGTGGCGTTCGCGGTGCAGGGGCACGACGCCGCGATCGCCGAGCTCGCCGCGCGCGTCAGCCCCCGGGTGCTCGAGGGCGGGCGTCGCCTCGACCCGGTGCTGCGCGAGCTCGACGAGTACTTCGCCGGCACCCGCCGGGTCTTCGACGTGCCCGTCGACCTGCGCCTGCTCGACGGCTTCCGCCGCGAGGTCGTCGACACGCTGCCGCGCGTGCCGTACGGCGCCACCGCCTCGTACGCGGCGGTGGCGGCGCTCGCCGGCCGGCCCACCGCCGTGCGCGCCGTGGGCACCGCGTGCGCGCGCAACCCCGTGCCCGTCCTCGTGCCCTGCCACCGCGTGGTCCGGTCGGACGGCACTCCCGGCCGGTACGCCGGCGGGGACGCCGCCAAGGCGACGCTGCTCGCGCTCGAGCGGGCCGCCGCGCGGCCCTCGCCCGCGGCGGGGGACGGCGCGTAG
- a CDS encoding RNA polymerase sigma factor — MSEPFEHVVRAHGATVLRVCRALLGAHDADDAWSETFLSALRAWPTLPAGVNVEAWLVTVARRKALDELRRRGRHAVPVEAPDVLGARPLVAGAPRPGDRDLDLWDALRVLPDKQRRVVVLHHIGGLPYADVADVVGGTDAAARRAGADGVAALRRRFAVAAAEDDPRRRS; from the coding sequence GTGTCGGAGCCGTTCGAGCACGTGGTGCGGGCCCACGGGGCGACCGTGCTGCGCGTCTGCCGCGCGCTGCTCGGTGCCCACGACGCCGACGACGCGTGGTCCGAGACGTTCCTGTCCGCGCTGCGCGCGTGGCCGACGCTGCCCGCGGGCGTCAACGTGGAGGCGTGGCTCGTGACGGTCGCGCGCCGCAAGGCGCTCGACGAGCTGCGCCGGCGCGGGCGGCACGCGGTGCCGGTCGAGGCGCCGGACGTGCTCGGCGCCCGGCCGCTCGTCGCCGGCGCCCCGCGGCCGGGGGACCGCGACCTCGACCTGTGGGACGCGCTGCGCGTGCTCCCCGACAAGCAGCGCCGGGTCGTCGTGCTGCACCACATCGGCGGGCTCCCGTACGCGGACGTCGCGGACGTGGTCGGCGGCACCGACGCGGCCGCACGCAGGGCCGGGGCCGACGGCGTGGCGGCCCTGCGACGCAGGTTCGCGGTCGCGGCCGCCGAGGACGACCCGAGGAGGCGGTCATGA
- the ligD gene encoding non-homologous end-joining DNA ligase → MSADRRTVDVGGRPVRLTHLEKTMYPATGTTKAEVMDYLVRVAPALLRQLADRPVTRIRWPDGVGGERFFEKNVPRGAPAWLRHHRVPASPGGEEDGTVLDLPVLEDLAGLMWAANQGALELHTPQWTVGPRGGVRDADRLVVDLDPGPGAGLDECVRVAHLVAARLADDGLVRTVPVTSGSKGLQLYAPLPRPRPPHDVRAYARDLAQAIARDEPGLVVHVMRKDVRPDRVLIDWSQNHPAKTTITPWSLRGRDRPTAAVPRRWEELEPGLTQLTAADAVTRLERDGDPFED, encoded by the coding sequence GTGAGCGCCGACCGACGGACCGTCGACGTCGGTGGCCGGCCGGTGCGCCTGACGCACCTCGAGAAGACCATGTACCCCGCCACCGGCACCACCAAGGCGGAGGTCATGGACTACCTCGTGCGCGTCGCGCCGGCCCTGCTGCGCCAGCTGGCCGACCGCCCCGTGACGCGCATCCGCTGGCCCGACGGGGTCGGCGGGGAGCGCTTCTTCGAGAAGAACGTGCCCCGCGGTGCGCCGGCGTGGCTGCGCCACCACCGGGTGCCCGCGTCGCCCGGCGGGGAGGAGGACGGCACGGTGCTCGACCTGCCGGTGCTGGAGGACCTCGCGGGGCTGATGTGGGCCGCGAACCAGGGCGCGCTCGAGCTGCACACGCCGCAGTGGACGGTCGGCCCGCGCGGCGGCGTGCGCGACGCGGACCGGCTCGTCGTCGACCTGGACCCCGGGCCGGGCGCGGGCCTCGACGAGTGCGTGCGCGTGGCGCACCTGGTCGCCGCGCGGCTCGCCGACGACGGTCTGGTGCGCACGGTGCCCGTGACCTCCGGCAGCAAGGGCCTCCAGCTGTACGCGCCGCTCCCCCGCCCCCGGCCCCCGCACGACGTCCGGGCGTACGCGCGCGACCTCGCGCAGGCGATCGCGCGGGACGAGCCGGGGCTCGTGGTGCACGTCATGCGCAAGGACGTGCGCCCCGACCGCGTCCTCATCGACTGGTCGCAGAACCACCCCGCGAAGACGACCATCACGCCGTGGTCGCTGCGCGGACGCGACCGTCCCACGGCGGCCGTGCCGCGCCGGTGGGAGGAGCTCGAGCCCGGTCTGACCCAGCTCACGGCCGCCGACGCCGTGACGCGGCTGGAGCGCGACGGCGACCCGTTCGAGGACTGA